A part of Chitinimonas koreensis genomic DNA contains:
- a CDS encoding YqiA/YcfP family alpha/beta fold hydrolase, producing the protein MPHLLYLHGFNSSPASIKARQTAASLAERGLADRFHAPALPYSPAAAAGLIAAEIERLGPAGLTVVGSSLGGFYATWAAERYGCAAVLINPAVRPHRLLAPLLGPQRNLYTDQAYVLTERHMDELIALEPAALHPERYWLLAETADETLDYRDAVAYYAGSRQTVIEGGDHGFQSWQRLLPEVLEHAGLGAADADSIH; encoded by the coding sequence ATGCCCCACCTGCTCTACCTGCACGGCTTCAACAGCAGTCCGGCCTCGATCAAGGCGCGGCAGACCGCTGCCTCCCTGGCCGAGCGCGGCCTGGCCGACCGCTTCCACGCTCCCGCGCTGCCCTATTCGCCGGCCGCGGCCGCCGGCCTCATCGCCGCCGAGATCGAACGGCTCGGCCCGGCCGGGCTGACCGTGGTCGGCAGCTCGCTCGGCGGCTTCTACGCCACCTGGGCGGCCGAGCGCTACGGCTGCGCCGCGGTGCTGATCAACCCGGCCGTGCGGCCCCACCGCCTGCTCGCGCCGCTGCTGGGGCCGCAGCGCAATCTCTACACCGACCAAGCCTACGTGCTGACCGAGCGGCACATGGACGAGCTGATCGCGCTCGAGCCGGCCGCGCTGCATCCCGAGCGCTACTGGCTGCTGGCCGAGACCGCCGACGAGACGCTCGACTACCGCGATGCAGTGGCCTACTACGCCGGCAGCCGCCAGACCGTGATCGAGGGCGGCGACCATGGCTTCCAGAGCTGGCAGCGGCTGCTGCCGGAGGTGCTGGAGCACGCCGGGCTGGGCGCGGCGGACGCCGATTCCATCCACTGA
- a CDS encoding STAS domain-containing protein codes for MNAILSLTDHHAVIKLIGDFTFEGHRPFKEATQQLLASDGVETLSIDFEAVEYMDSAALGMLLLLRERLGDKPIHLAQTRGTVRAVLDVANFGRLFTLD; via the coding sequence ATGAACGCCATCCTCTCGCTGACCGATCACCATGCCGTCATCAAGCTGATCGGCGACTTCACCTTCGAAGGCCATCGGCCGTTCAAGGAAGCGACCCAGCAATTGCTGGCGAGCGACGGCGTCGAAACGCTGTCGATCGATTTCGAGGCCGTCGAATACATGGACAGCGCCGCGCTCGGCATGCTGCTGCTGCTGCGCGAACGGCTCGGCGACAAGCCGATCCACCTGGCGCAGACGCGCGGCACGGTGCGTGCCGTGCTCGACGTCGCCAATTTCGGCCGCCTGTTCACGCTGGATTGA
- a CDS encoding AmpG family muropeptide MFS transporter, which produces MHPTESWREALLNRRMLVCVFTGFSSGLPLYLLIQLLPAWLRSEQIDLKQIGLFALIQFPYTWKFLWSPLLDRYGIATRWLGRRRGWMAFTQLLLAASIPLFGWLDPQAQIGTVAMLAAAVALFSATQDIVLDAYRRELLPEAELGIGNAVHVNAYRIAGLIPGSLSLILADHLPWDSVFAITALFMLPGVLATLLLAPTADAAIAPPKTLQEAVVAPFREFIGRHGGWAALEILAFIFLYKLGDSMATALSTPFYLDMGFSKSEIGLVAKHAGLWPAVIGGILGGIWMVKLGINRALWLFGAVQLVAILGFALLAEVGHDLWLLGGVIGLEYLGVGLGTAAFVAFIARTTDPRYTATQFALFTSLAAVPRTLVSAAAGWLVEQMGWGPFFWFCFALGLPGMLLLLRVAPWNGDAPADKPQA; this is translated from the coding sequence ATGCACCCGACCGAATCCTGGCGCGAAGCGCTGCTCAATCGCCGCATGCTGGTGTGCGTATTCACCGGCTTCAGCTCCGGCCTGCCGCTCTACCTGCTGATCCAGCTCTTGCCGGCCTGGCTACGCAGCGAGCAGATCGATCTCAAGCAGATCGGCCTGTTCGCGCTGATCCAGTTTCCCTACACCTGGAAATTCCTCTGGTCGCCGCTGCTCGACCGCTACGGCATCGCCACCCGCTGGCTCGGCCGCCGGCGCGGCTGGATGGCGTTCACCCAGCTCCTGCTGGCCGCCTCGATCCCGCTGTTCGGCTGGCTCGATCCGCAAGCCCAGATCGGCACGGTGGCCATGCTGGCCGCCGCGGTGGCGCTGTTCTCGGCCACCCAGGACATCGTGCTCGATGCCTACCGGCGCGAGCTGCTGCCCGAGGCCGAACTCGGCATCGGCAACGCGGTGCACGTCAACGCCTACCGCATCGCCGGCCTGATCCCGGGCTCGCTGTCGCTGATCCTGGCCGACCACCTGCCGTGGGACAGCGTGTTCGCCATCACCGCGCTGTTCATGCTGCCCGGCGTGCTGGCCACGCTGCTGCTGGCGCCGACCGCCGATGCCGCGATCGCGCCGCCCAAGACGCTGCAGGAGGCGGTGGTCGCGCCGTTCCGCGAGTTCATCGGCCGCCACGGCGGCTGGGCCGCGCTCGAGATCCTGGCCTTCATCTTCCTCTACAAGCTCGGCGACAGCATGGCGACCGCGCTGTCGACGCCGTTCTACCTCGACATGGGTTTCAGCAAGAGCGAGATCGGGCTGGTGGCCAAGCACGCCGGGCTGTGGCCGGCGGTGATCGGCGGCATCCTCGGCGGCATCTGGATGGTCAAGCTCGGCATCAACCGCGCGCTGTGGCTGTTCGGCGCGGTGCAGCTGGTGGCGATCCTCGGCTTCGCGCTGCTGGCCGAGGTCGGCCACGACCTGTGGCTGCTGGGCGGCGTGATCGGCCTGGAATACCTCGGCGTCGGCCTCGGCACCGCGGCCTTCGTCGCCTTCATCGCCCGCACCACCGATCCGCGTTATACCGCCACCCAGTTCGCGCTGTTCACCAGCCTGGCCGCCGTGCCGCGCACGCTGGTCAGCGCCGCGGCCGGCTGGCTGGTCGAGCAGATGGGCTGGGGACCGTTCTTCTGGTTCTGCTTCGCGCTCGGCCTGCCCGGCATGCTGCTGCTGCTGCGGGTGGCGCCGTGGAACGGCGATGCGCCGGCGGACAAGCCGCAGGCTTAG
- a CDS encoding exodeoxyribonuclease III — MRIISANLNGIRSAASKGFFDWLATTSADVVCVQELKAQLPDLSELMRNPHGYHGFFHPAEKKGYSGVGIYSRIAPDAVVEGLGIADIDAEGRYLRADFGKLSVISLYLPSGSSSEERQQIKFAFMERFMPHLKRLREEGREIVLCGDWNIAHKEIDLKNWKGNLKNSGFLPEERAWLTDVFGLGWVDVWRSLYLEHPGYTWWSNRGQAYAKDVGWRIDYQIATPGVAATARSAAIYKDVKFSDHAPLTVDYDFAG, encoded by the coding sequence ATGCGCATCATTTCCGCCAATCTCAACGGTATCCGCTCCGCCGCCTCCAAGGGCTTCTTCGACTGGCTCGCCACCACCTCGGCCGACGTGGTCTGTGTGCAGGAACTGAAGGCCCAGCTGCCCGACCTGAGCGAGCTGATGCGGAATCCGCACGGCTACCACGGTTTCTTCCACCCGGCCGAGAAGAAGGGCTACAGCGGCGTCGGCATCTACAGCCGGATCGCGCCCGACGCGGTGGTCGAAGGCCTCGGCATCGCCGACATCGACGCCGAGGGCCGCTACCTGCGCGCCGACTTCGGCAAGCTGTCGGTGATCTCGCTCTACCTGCCGTCGGGCTCGAGCAGCGAGGAGCGCCAGCAGATCAAGTTCGCCTTCATGGAACGCTTCATGCCGCATCTCAAGCGGCTGCGCGAGGAAGGCCGCGAGATCGTGCTGTGCGGCGACTGGAACATCGCCCACAAGGAAATCGACCTGAAGAACTGGAAGGGCAACCTGAAGAACTCGGGCTTCCTGCCCGAGGAGCGCGCCTGGCTGACCGACGTGTTCGGCCTGGGCTGGGTCGACGTCTGGCGTTCGCTCTACCTCGAGCATCCCGGCTACACCTGGTGGTCCAACCGCGGCCAGGCCTATGCCAAGGACGTCGGCTGGCGCATCGATTACCAGATCGCCACGCCCGGCGTGGCCGCCACCGCCAGGTCGGCCGCGATCTACAAGGATGTGAAGTTCTCCGACCATGCGCCATTGACGGTCGATTACGACTTCGCGGGTTGA
- the pyrE gene encoding orotate phosphoribosyltransferase has protein sequence MSISRTDFIAFAVEQQVLRFGDFQTKAGRQSPYFFNAGLFQDGASVGRLAGFYADAAIESGVRFDMLFGPAYKGIVLAATTAVALAAKGRNLPFCFNRKEAKDHGEGGTLIGAPLKGRVMIIDDVISAGTSVRESVELIRAAGAEPAGVLIALDRQERGQGAQSAVQEVAARYGIPVIAIATLTDLIAYLGGQPELERNLQAVQRYRAEYGVA, from the coding sequence ATGAGCATTTCCCGCACCGATTTCATCGCCTTCGCCGTCGAGCAGCAAGTGCTGCGTTTCGGCGATTTCCAGACCAAGGCCGGCCGCCAGTCGCCCTACTTCTTCAACGCCGGCCTGTTCCAGGACGGCGCCAGCGTCGGCCGGCTGGCCGGCTTCTACGCCGACGCGGCGATCGAGTCGGGCGTCCGGTTCGACATGCTGTTCGGCCCGGCCTACAAGGGCATCGTGCTGGCCGCCACCACCGCGGTGGCGCTTGCCGCGAAAGGGCGCAATCTGCCGTTCTGCTTCAACCGCAAGGAAGCCAAGGACCACGGCGAGGGCGGCACCCTGATCGGCGCGCCGCTCAAGGGCCGGGTGATGATCATCGACGACGTGATCTCGGCCGGCACTTCGGTGCGCGAATCGGTCGAGCTGATCCGCGCCGCCGGCGCCGAGCCCGCCGGCGTGCTGATCGCGCTCGACCGGCAGGAGCGCGGCCAGGGCGCGCAGTCGGCGGTGCAGGAGGTGGCGGCGCGCTACGGCATCCCGGTGATCGCCATCGCCACGCTGACCGACCTGATTGCCTACCTCGGCGGCCAGCCCGAGCTGGAACGCAACTTGCAAGCGGTCCAGCGTTACCGCGCCGAATACGGCGTCGCCTGA
- a CDS encoding DUF4124 domain-containing protein — protein MFRRHSVFALLLAMALPAAAGVYKWVDENGKVQYSDKPPQQQNQKGLTELNKQGMTVRQTEGILTPEQRAARELEIAKQREASQQKEDARRRDKALINSFTRTSEIDAIRDRNLEQVAAGIQSDKLRREAVQKRLDGYQAQVDKLNKAGKPVPDDLKSDMKDRKAEIAKIDEQIKQRENDAVLLKERAEADKKRLIELRGADAGK, from the coding sequence ATGTTCCGCCGTCATTCCGTTTTCGCGCTGCTGCTTGCCATGGCGCTTCCCGCCGCGGCCGGCGTCTACAAGTGGGTCGACGAGAACGGCAAGGTGCAGTACAGCGACAAGCCGCCGCAGCAGCAGAACCAGAAGGGCCTCACCGAGCTCAACAAGCAGGGCATGACGGTGCGCCAGACCGAGGGGATCCTCACGCCCGAGCAGCGCGCCGCGCGCGAGCTCGAGATCGCCAAGCAGCGCGAGGCCTCGCAGCAGAAGGAAGACGCGCGCCGGCGCGACAAGGCGCTGATCAACAGCTTCACCCGCACCAGCGAGATCGACGCGATCCGCGACCGCAACCTCGAGCAGGTCGCGGCCGGCATCCAGTCGGACAAGCTGCGGCGCGAGGCGGTCCAGAAGCGGCTCGACGGCTACCAGGCCCAGGTGGACAAGCTGAACAAGGCCGGCAAGCCGGTGCCGGACGACCTGAAATCCGACATGAAGGACCGCAAGGCCGAGATCGCCAAGATCGACGAGCAGATCAAGCAGCGCGAGAACGATGCGGTGCTGCTCAAGGAACGTGCCGAGGCCGACAAGAAGCGGCTGATCGAATTGCGCGGGGCCGACGCGGGCAAGTGA
- a CDS encoding Maf family protein, which produces MTRPPIYLASGSPRRRELLNQIGVPIERIGSEVDETPLAGEGAHAYVLRLARAKAEAGLAAMRAAGLPPRLLLAADTTVALDDAILGKPLDAADAAAMLARLSGRSHEVLTAVALTDGERVETALSASTVRFRALEAAEITAYVASGEPLDKAGSYGAQGLGAVLVEEIRGSFSGVVGLPLCETAALLRQFGYPVLG; this is translated from the coding sequence ATGACGAGACCCCCGATCTACCTGGCCTCCGGCAGCCCGCGCCGGCGTGAATTGCTGAACCAGATCGGCGTGCCGATCGAGCGCATCGGCAGCGAGGTCGACGAGACGCCGCTGGCCGGCGAAGGCGCCCACGCCTACGTGCTGCGGCTGGCCCGCGCCAAGGCGGAGGCCGGCCTGGCCGCGATGCGCGCAGCCGGACTGCCGCCGCGCCTCCTGCTGGCGGCCGACACCACGGTAGCGCTCGACGACGCGATCCTCGGCAAGCCGCTCGACGCGGCCGACGCCGCCGCGATGCTGGCGCGCCTGTCGGGCCGCAGCCACGAGGTGCTCACCGCGGTGGCGCTGACCGACGGCGAGCGCGTCGAGACCGCGCTGTCGGCCAGTACCGTGCGCTTCCGCGCACTCGAGGCGGCCGAGATCACCGCCTACGTCGCCAGCGGCGAGCCGCTGGACAAGGCCGGCAGCTACGGCGCGCAGGGTCTGGGCGCGGTGCTGGTCGAGGAGATCCGCGGCAGTTTCAGCGGCGTGGTCGGCCTGCCGCTGTGCGAGACCGCGGCGCTGCTGCGGCAGTTCGGCTACCCGGTGCTGGGCTGA
- the rlmH gene encoding 23S rRNA (pseudouridine(1915)-N(3))-methyltransferase RlmH, which translates to MKLHIIAVGHKMPDWVEAGFREYVKRMPREATIELTELKPGQRAGSSVERAMETERDRILAALPAGCRKVILDERGAAWTTMKLAERLRGWQQDGRDVAFVIGGADGLHADVKKQADDLLQLSALTLPHGMVRVLLAEQLYRAVAINQGHPYHRE; encoded by the coding sequence ATGAAGCTCCACATCATCGCCGTCGGCCACAAGATGCCCGACTGGGTCGAGGCCGGTTTCCGCGAATACGTGAAGCGCATGCCGCGCGAGGCCACGATCGAGCTGACCGAGCTCAAGCCCGGCCAGCGCGCCGGCTCGAGCGTCGAACGCGCCATGGAGACCGAGCGCGACCGTATCCTGGCCGCGCTGCCGGCCGGTTGCCGCAAGGTGATCCTCGACGAACGCGGCGCCGCCTGGACCACCATGAAGCTGGCCGAACGCCTGCGCGGCTGGCAGCAGGACGGCCGCGACGTGGCCTTCGTGATCGGCGGCGCCGATGGCCTGCACGCCGACGTGAAGAAGCAGGCCGACGACCTGCTGCAGCTGTCGGCGCTGACCCTGCCGCACGGCATGGTGCGCGTGCTGCTGGCCGAACAGCTGTACCGTGCCGTGGCGATCAACCAGGGTCATCCCTACCACCGCGAATGA